A window of the Methyloprofundus sp. genome harbors these coding sequences:
- a CDS encoding chromosome segregation protein, protein MKLEKIKLSGFKSFADATTIPIKGNLISVVGPNGCGKSNIIDAVRWVMGESSAKHLRGGSMADVIFNGSSGRKPISTASVELVFDNSAGKAGGEFAQYSTIAIKRQVSRDGQSIYMFNGTKCRRKDITDLFLGTGLGARSYAIIEQGTISRIVEAKPEELRIHIEEAAGVSKYKERRNETEMRMRHARENLERLDDVREEVEKQLNHLKKQSEKAEKYTALKTEERQLKLELLAMRWRAYQLSAQHLDVKLQDTATAHNELFIERKELEQSLERQRAQHKTQQQVVDKQQEEFYKVVAESSRLQQVIKHNEQSHEETELELVRLREQATLLQENLDEDLLQLDDLKESLLENEEALLVAEERQDELLEQQQDAQAQRLAWQQEWEGYKNQYANYREQAEVKRMQVAQLENQSFQLQSRLQRLQGEHEDLTEQGLNVEIESLDQAIVLIEEQREQLQLELAGVHLSIKELRLQIKACHDTLHQDRSELHTVKGKVTSLELLQQHAMGKDKQKLSHWLDRMALTENQRLAEFIEVDTGWDGAVETVLGTYLEAVCIDNADQLIAELSSLSEASLTLFETEAVSSPESENGMLRLLDKIKTPWNLQGLLSGIYCADSTEQARQLVSQLKPYESIITPQGAWLGFGWVKITHENDAKTGVLQREKQLRVLKEQQIELQARVVLAEEQLESAEEFLRTAERQREHLQEQDKQLSNELSVKTAEFSAHSARMEEQQQRLSQVSNEMADINGQLLENTEVREEAVMIKEQAEIAMEALDDTKLQLEQNSQHLQTQTEQSDKLVNESRQQVHGLQAKISSLKSSAVLTEKQIERLQQQCQHGTERIAELSMKLQHTLQPMDDERYQLEVLLENKESLDNALKEVRAQQEELEVEITEAAEKFTVVQRHLEKKKELLESIRFEQQESQVRQQTVTEQLQELDADAEQIIQTIPAHADESSWKINVDDLSRQVDRLGTINLTAIEEFKAQSERMNFLNEQNEDLLEALQTLEEAIAKIDEESRQRFKQTFDKINNGLQIKFPKLFGGGKAYLSLTDDDLLESGVNIIAQPPGKRNSSIHLLSGGEKALTAVALVFSIFDLNPAPFCLLDEVDAPLDEANVRRFSEMVEEMSANVQFLYISHNKVTMEIAHQLAGVTMKEPGVSRMVAVDIQEAVAMAES, encoded by the coding sequence ATGAAGCTGGAAAAAATTAAACTTTCAGGATTTAAATCATTTGCCGATGCGACCACTATTCCTATTAAAGGGAATTTAATTAGTGTGGTGGGGCCTAATGGCTGTGGTAAATCTAATATTATTGATGCAGTGCGCTGGGTGATGGGGGAAAGTTCTGCCAAGCATTTACGTGGTGGAAGCATGGCGGATGTTATTTTTAATGGCTCGTCAGGGCGTAAGCCGATCAGTACCGCTTCAGTTGAATTAGTGTTTGATAATAGTGCAGGTAAGGCGGGTGGTGAATTTGCGCAATATAGTACTATTGCCATTAAACGCCAGGTCAGCCGTGATGGTCAGTCTATTTATATGTTTAATGGCACCAAGTGTCGGCGCAAAGATATTACCGATTTATTTTTAGGTACGGGCTTAGGCGCACGTAGTTATGCGATTATTGAGCAAGGTACGATTTCACGTATAGTTGAGGCTAAGCCAGAAGAATTACGTATTCATATTGAAGAAGCAGCAGGTGTTTCTAAATATAAAGAGCGGCGTAATGAAACGGAAATGCGGATGCGCCATGCGCGTGAAAACTTGGAACGTTTGGATGATGTGCGGGAAGAAGTCGAAAAGCAGCTCAATCATTTAAAAAAACAATCTGAAAAAGCAGAAAAATATACCGCATTAAAAACTGAAGAACGGCAGTTAAAATTAGAATTACTGGCTATGCGTTGGCGGGCTTATCAATTGTCTGCTCAGCACTTAGACGTTAAGCTACAGGATACCGCGACGGCTCATAATGAGTTATTTATCGAACGTAAAGAGCTGGAGCAATCATTAGAGCGGCAGCGTGCGCAACATAAAACACAGCAGCAAGTCGTTGATAAACAGCAGGAAGAGTTTTATAAAGTTGTTGCCGAAAGCAGTCGTTTGCAACAAGTGATCAAACATAATGAGCAATCGCACGAAGAAACCGAATTAGAATTGGTGCGTTTACGTGAGCAAGCCACTTTATTGCAAGAAAACTTGGATGAAGATTTGTTACAGTTAGATGATTTAAAAGAGTCTTTGTTGGAAAATGAAGAAGCACTGTTAGTGGCTGAGGAGCGTCAGGATGAATTATTAGAGCAGCAACAGGATGCGCAAGCACAACGCCTGGCATGGCAACAGGAATGGGAAGGCTATAAAAATCAATATGCGAACTATCGCGAGCAAGCGGAAGTAAAACGTATGCAAGTGGCGCAATTGGAAAATCAGAGTTTTCAATTACAAAGTCGTTTACAACGTTTACAAGGTGAGCATGAAGATCTAACTGAGCAGGGGCTTAACGTTGAAATTGAAAGCTTGGATCAAGCGATTGTTTTAATTGAAGAGCAGCGTGAGCAATTGCAGTTAGAGTTGGCTGGCGTACATTTATCGATTAAAGAATTACGTTTACAAATTAAAGCCTGCCATGATACTTTGCATCAAGATCGCTCTGAGTTGCATACTGTGAAAGGTAAGGTGACTTCGTTAGAGTTACTGCAACAACATGCAATGGGCAAGGATAAGCAGAAGCTCAGTCATTGGTTAGACCGGATGGCATTGACAGAAAATCAGCGTTTGGCCGAATTTATTGAAGTAGATACGGGCTGGGATGGTGCAGTAGAAACAGTTTTAGGGACTTATTTAGAAGCAGTTTGTATTGATAATGCAGATCAACTGATTGCTGAGTTATCCTCTTTAAGCGAGGCTTCGTTGACGCTATTTGAAACGGAAGCCGTATCTTCGCCAGAATCTGAAAATGGTATGCTGCGGCTGCTTGATAAAATCAAAACCCCTTGGAATTTACAGGGTTTATTATCTGGTATCTATTGTGCTGACAGTACCGAACAAGCGCGGCAGTTGGTGAGCCAATTAAAACCTTATGAATCCATTATCACCCCGCAAGGCGCGTGGTTGGGGTTTGGCTGGGTGAAAATTACCCATGAAAATGATGCTAAAACAGGTGTTTTGCAGCGCGAGAAACAGTTGCGTGTTTTAAAAGAGCAGCAAATTGAGTTACAGGCACGAGTGGTGTTGGCTGAAGAACAATTAGAATCAGCGGAAGAATTTTTGCGTACAGCAGAGCGGCAACGTGAGCATTTACAAGAACAAGATAAGCAGTTAAGCAATGAATTGTCCGTTAAAACAGCAGAATTTAGTGCACATTCGGCGCGTATGGAAGAGCAGCAGCAGCGCTTAAGCCAAGTCAGTAATGAAATGGCTGATATTAATGGTCAGCTATTGGAAAATACTGAAGTGCGCGAAGAGGCGGTGATGATTAAAGAGCAGGCTGAAATAGCAATGGAAGCTTTGGATGACACTAAACTGCAATTGGAGCAAAATAGTCAGCACTTGCAAACACAAACGGAACAAAGTGATAAACTGGTGAATGAAAGTCGTCAGCAAGTGCACGGTTTACAAGCTAAAATTTCCAGCTTAAAATCATCAGCAGTGTTAACGGAAAAGCAAATAGAGCGTTTGCAGCAGCAGTGTCAGCATGGCACAGAGCGCATTGCTGAACTGAGTATGAAGCTACAGCATACTTTGCAGCCGATGGATGATGAACGTTATCAATTAGAGGTTTTATTGGAAAATAAAGAAAGTTTGGATAATGCATTAAAAGAAGTGCGCGCTCAGCAAGAAGAACTAGAAGTAGAAATTACTGAAGCTGCTGAAAAATTTACCGTGGTGCAGCGGCATCTGGAAAAGAAAAAGGAGCTATTGGAAAGTATTCGCTTTGAGCAACAGGAAAGCCAAGTACGTCAGCAAACGGTGACTGAGCAGTTGCAAGAGTTGGATGCTGATGCTGAGCAGATTATACAAACAATTCCAGCACATGCTGATGAATCGTCTTGGAAAATTAATGTTGATGACTTGAGTCGGCAGGTTGACCGGTTAGGGACGATTAATTTGACAGCTATCGAAGAATTTAAAGCGCAATCTGAGCGGATGAATTTTTTAAATGAGCAGAATGAGGATTTATTAGAAGCTTTACAAACGCTAGAAGAAGCAATTGCTAAGATTGATGAAGAAAGTCGGCAGCGATTTAAGCAAACTTTTGATAAAATCAATAATGGCTTACAAATTAAATTTCCTAAATTATTTGGTGGTGGTAAAGCCTATTTATCATTAACGGATGATGATTTACTGGAAAGTGGCGTTAATATCATTGCCCAGCCACCTGGTAAACGGAATAGTTCGATTCACTTATTATCGGGCGGTGAAAAGGCGTTAACGGCTGTGGCTTTAGTTTTTTCAATCTTTGATTTAAATCCAGCACCTTTTTGTTTGCTGGATGAAGTAGATGCGCCTCTAGATGAGGCAAATGTGCGGCGTTTTTCTGAAATGGTGGAAGAAATGTCCGCAAATGTGCAATTTTTATATATATCACACAATAAAGTAACCATGGAAATTGCACACCAATTAGCAGGTGTTACCATGAAAGAGCCGGGGGTTTCCCGGATGGTAGCAGTCGATATTCAAGAAGCAGTAGCAATGGCGGAAAGTTAA
- a CDS encoding 7-cyano-7-deazaguanine reductase, with the protein MATQPSKDLQTFDNPQPGRDFTIRIDTPEFTCLCPLTGQPDFAEITIEYVPNELCIELKALKLYFWTFRERGAFHEAVTNEILDDIVKVTQPNFMRIRAEFKVRGGIYTTVIVEHRNPDWVAPELVQLP; encoded by the coding sequence ATGGCAACACAACCCAGCAAAGACCTACAAACTTTTGATAACCCACAACCTGGGCGCGACTTTACTATCCGTATTGACACCCCTGAATTTACTTGCCTATGCCCGTTAACAGGCCAGCCTGATTTTGCCGAAATAACCATCGAATATGTACCTAATGAGTTATGCATAGAGCTAAAAGCTTTAAAACTTTATTTTTGGACTTTTCGTGAGCGCGGAGCCTTTCATGAGGCCGTTACGAATGAAATTTTAGATGATATTGTTAAAGTAACCCAACCCAACTTCATGCGTATCCGCGCTGAATTTAAGGTACGTGGTGGTATTTATACGACAGTGATCGTCGAACACCGTAATCCTGATTGGGTTGCACCTGAATTAGTGCAATTACCATAA
- a CDS encoding chorismate--pyruvate lyase: protein MNNKSSLYPQEPTWFCNRLRSRLQIPANAASWIYEADSITQRLRNYYGSSVRVQVLNNHWQRAFISENKLLQHAPNKYTLTREVLLYADDIPLVLARTIIPPKTVRSAQQNLSHLGNRPLGEVIFSYPKLERLALEIAKIPTNTWNPTVRHQAQIKQELWGRRTIYAINHHPLLVSEFFLPEILNH from the coding sequence TTGAATAATAAAAGCAGCCTATATCCACAAGAACCCACCTGGTTTTGTAATCGCTTGCGCAGTCGTTTACAGATTCCTGCAAATGCAGCCTCTTGGATTTATGAGGCAGATTCAATTACTCAACGACTACGTAATTACTATGGATCAAGCGTCCGTGTGCAAGTATTAAACAACCACTGGCAACGTGCTTTTATTTCTGAAAATAAGTTACTGCAGCATGCACCCAACAAATATACTCTAACCCGCGAAGTACTATTGTATGCCGATGATATTCCTCTGGTACTCGCTCGCACCATTATTCCGCCCAAAACCGTGCGTAGTGCCCAACAGAATTTATCACATTTAGGCAACCGCCCTTTAGGTGAAGTTATTTTTTCTTACCCAAAATTGGAACGCCTTGCATTAGAAATAGCAAAAATTCCAACTAACACATGGAATCCAACAGTGCGTCACCAAGCTCAAATAAAACAAGAATTATGGGGACGCAGAACTATTTATGCCATTAACCACCACCCACTGCTGGTCAGTGAATTCTTTTTACCCGAAATTTTGAACCATTAA
- a CDS encoding cell division protein ZipA: MDKDLLRIVIIAIGAVVILGMILWSVFRGGKRQKNMFGDDKDPLENIDPNLVVSTEDDDFDIVPLGSAHSDDYPTTPQVKTRLNDAYMQEVQQNSDTDLGDVLAGAMDKSEDLELSVSKELPSLIQLSVAAKSAQGVSGTQLVNACEQLGLVFGSVQVFERLDVHNRVDYAVASMIEPGIFPGNDWDSYSCPGVTFFMQPREVNDAQAVFSEMINTMGQLAALLQADVLDQNREILTEATLQEIELSLL, from the coding sequence ATGGATAAAGATTTATTAAGAATAGTAATTATTGCAATCGGTGCCGTGGTCATTTTAGGCATGATTTTGTGGAGTGTATTCCGTGGTGGTAAGCGGCAAAAAAACATGTTTGGCGATGATAAAGACCCATTGGAAAATATTGACCCGAATTTAGTGGTTAGTACTGAAGATGATGACTTTGATATCGTACCGTTGGGTTCGGCGCACTCTGATGATTATCCTACGACTCCACAGGTGAAAACACGTTTAAATGATGCTTATATGCAAGAAGTGCAACAGAATAGTGATACAGACTTGGGAGATGTATTAGCGGGTGCTATGGATAAATCTGAAGATTTAGAATTATCTGTTAGTAAGGAGCTACCTTCATTAATACAATTAAGCGTTGCGGCGAAATCCGCGCAAGGTGTTTCCGGAACACAATTAGTGAACGCTTGTGAGCAATTAGGGTTGGTTTTTGGCAGTGTGCAAGTATTCGAACGTTTGGATGTCCATAATCGTGTTGATTATGCGGTAGCCAGTATGATTGAACCTGGTATTTTTCCTGGTAATGATTGGGATAGTTATAGTTGCCCAGGGGTTACTTTTTTCATGCAACCTAGAGAAGTGAATGATGCACAGGCCGTGTTTTCTGAAATGATTAATACGATGGGTCAATTGGCTGCATTATTACAAGCTGATGTGCTTGATCAGAATCGAGAGATACTAACGGAAGCAACTCTGCAAGAAATTGAACTAAGCTTATTGTAG
- a CDS encoding ATP-dependent DNA helicase RecG encodes MDSQAILNQAVVSLKGIGGQTVIRLEKLEIRRIRDLIFHLPIRYEDRTHIQAINKLSPESTALVCARVVSSSILNRGRRMLVCQISDETGYLSLRFFHFSASQHNNLSAGTLISCFGEVKGGYSGYEMIHPEYKIIQNINDCITNDTLSAIYPLTDGLRQASIRKAIQQALTLYNDDPESLPDLLPARLLQHFHYPSLNAALNSLHTPLPGVSVAALFNTPNPALKRLAFEEFIAHQLSQLHNKSKEKHWQAPVLTCTSEQTEQFLQGLSFSLTKAQQRVIAEIKADCASNSPMLRLIQGDVGSGKTVVSAYAALLALSSQFQVAIMAPTELLAEQHLRNFSLWFQNFDTQIVYLTGQLKGKKREQVLQEIASGNAGIIIGTHALFQDAVSFARLGLIIIDEQHRFGVNQRMALRDKGQHKNSKPHQLIMTATPIPRTLAMLNYADLDISIIDELPPGRIPVITRAIPNERRHEIIAKITNWVKQGRQAYWVCTLIEESEILQCEAAENTATLLAEMLVEVRIGLVHGRMKAAEKEQVMQAFKQHELDLLVATTVIEVGVDVPNAGLMIIENPERLGLSQLHQLRGRVGRGSDDSFCILMYQTPLSNTSRERLNILRETSDGFIIAEKDLELRGPGEMMGTRQTGKIQFKIADLERDAALLDQVPEAVTIIQQTCPENIQPLIERWLGTTTKYAEV; translated from the coding sequence ATGGATTCACAGGCAATTCTTAACCAAGCAGTTGTATCCCTAAAAGGCATTGGCGGCCAAACTGTCATACGCTTAGAAAAACTAGAAATCCGCCGCATTCGTGATTTAATTTTCCACCTACCGATACGCTACGAAGATCGCACCCACATTCAAGCCATTAATAAGCTATCACCTGAAAGTACCGCACTGGTCTGTGCACGAGTTGTTTCTAGTTCTATTTTAAACCGTGGCCGACGCATGTTAGTCTGTCAAATAAGTGATGAAACAGGCTATCTAAGCTTACGTTTTTTTCACTTCAGTGCGTCTCAGCATAATAACTTATCTGCTGGCACCTTAATCAGTTGTTTTGGCGAAGTCAAAGGTGGCTACAGCGGTTATGAAATGATTCACCCTGAATATAAAATCATTCAGAATATTAATGACTGTATTACCAACGACACCTTAAGTGCCATTTACCCATTAACTGATGGATTACGCCAAGCCAGCATTCGCAAAGCAATACAGCAGGCACTAACACTTTATAACGATGACCCAGAGTCATTACCTGACTTGCTACCTGCCCGCTTATTACAGCACTTTCATTACCCTAGCTTAAATGCTGCTTTAAACAGCTTACACACGCCATTGCCAGGCGTTTCAGTTGCGGCATTATTCAACACGCCCAACCCCGCACTAAAACGCTTGGCTTTTGAAGAATTTATTGCCCATCAACTCAGCCAATTACACAATAAATCTAAAGAAAAACACTGGCAAGCGCCCGTTTTAACTTGCACTAGCGAGCAAACAGAGCAGTTTTTACAGGGTCTCAGCTTCTCTTTAACCAAAGCACAACAACGAGTGATTGCTGAAATTAAAGCAGACTGCGCCAGTAACTCACCAATGTTACGCCTGATACAGGGTGATGTTGGTTCTGGTAAAACAGTGGTTTCTGCTTATGCCGCTTTACTGGCACTCAGCAGTCAATTTCAAGTTGCCATTATGGCTCCTACCGAATTGCTTGCCGAACAACATTTGCGCAACTTCAGTCTCTGGTTCCAAAATTTTGATACCCAAATAGTGTATTTAACAGGCCAGCTTAAAGGTAAAAAACGCGAACAAGTCTTACAAGAAATAGCATCAGGCAATGCAGGTATCATTATTGGTACCCACGCTTTATTCCAAGATGCAGTCAGCTTTGCCCGCCTTGGACTGATTATTATTGATGAGCAACACCGCTTTGGCGTAAATCAACGCATGGCTTTGCGCGATAAAGGCCAACATAAAAATAGTAAGCCACACCAATTAATTATGACGGCAACGCCTATTCCACGTACTCTGGCCATGCTCAATTATGCTGACTTGGATATTTCCATTATTGACGAATTACCACCTGGTCGAATCCCTGTTATCACCCGAGCCATTCCAAATGAACGCCGTCATGAAATTATTGCCAAAATTACTAACTGGGTTAAACAGGGGCGGCAAGCCTATTGGGTCTGCACCCTAATTGAAGAATCAGAAATATTACAATGTGAGGCCGCTGAAAATACGGCCACTCTACTAGCTGAAATGTTAGTGGAAGTACGCATAGGCTTGGTACATGGGCGCATGAAAGCAGCAGAAAAAGAGCAAGTCATGCAGGCTTTCAAACAACATGAACTTGACTTACTGGTCGCAACAACCGTTATTGAAGTTGGTGTTGATGTACCTAATGCAGGGTTAATGATTATTGAAAACCCTGAACGCTTGGGTCTATCGCAACTACACCAATTACGTGGTCGTGTAGGTCGTGGCTCTGATGACAGCTTTTGTATACTGATGTACCAAACACCTCTATCAAACACTTCACGAGAACGCCTTAATATTCTGAGAGAAACCAGTGACGGTTTTATTATTGCTGAAAAAGATTTAGAATTACGAGGTCCGGGCGAGATGATGGGGACTCGGCAAACAGGAAAAATTCAATTTAAAATAGCCGACCTAGAGCGTGATGCCGCCTTACTAGATCAAGTTCCTGAAGCCGTTACCATTATCCAACAAACTTGCCCGGAAAATATCCAGCCCCTGATTGAGCGCTGGCTAGGCACCACTACTAAATACGCTGAGGTTTAA
- a CDS encoding lactoylglutathione lyase — MRYLHTMVRVQDLDASLHFYCTQLGLQESHRIEDAAGRYTLVYLNAPADAEQTEKMQAPLLELTYNWDAEAYTGGRNFGHIAFEVDNIYQTCRQLLDNGVTISRPPRDGYMAFIRSPDQISIELLQKGAPLATSEPWASMVNTGSW; from the coding sequence ATGCGCTATTTACACACCATGGTCAGAGTACAAGACCTAGATGCTTCACTACATTTTTATTGCACGCAACTAGGCCTGCAAGAATCACATCGTATTGAAGATGCCGCGGGGCGTTATACTCTGGTTTATTTAAATGCCCCAGCAGATGCCGAACAAACTGAAAAAATGCAAGCCCCTTTATTGGAACTAACCTATAACTGGGATGCCGAGGCTTATACTGGCGGACGCAACTTTGGCCATATTGCATTTGAAGTCGATAATATTTACCAAACTTGCCGACAATTGCTAGATAACGGCGTAACGATTAGTCGCCCACCCCGAGATGGCTATATGGCATTTATCCGCTCACCTGATCAAATTTCCATAGAGCTATTACAAAAAGGAGCACCACTTGCAACGAGCGAACCTTGGGCCTCAATGGTCAATACTGGTAGTTGGTAA
- a CDS encoding threonylcarbamoyladenosine tRNA methylthiotransferase MtaB, giving the protein MLVHLRTLGCRLNEAELEKWAQAFQQAGHQITREQNTAQLIIINSCAVTQDAVRKSRQLIRRIHRDNPSAKIVASGCYVTLNTDEAAELLGVDLIVSNQDKDRLVELAIAELDLPTMPAMSTEPAEISLFSRGRQRAFVKVQDGCRYRCTFCIVTVARGEEKSTPIAQIVADINNLVSQGIKEVILTGVHLGGYGTDIEHNLADLITAILEQTTVPRLRLGSLEPWELPENFFSLFDNPRLMPHLHLPLQSGSDSVLRRMARRCRTEEFTQIIEQARALVPHINITTDIIVGFPGETETEWQESFNYIKQIGFGHIHIFTYSTRAGTKAATLPDHVQNTVKKQRSKQLHQLAEQMKQDFFVQNKEQTFTVLWEGQQEEVDPESHRVYGYTPNYLRVATVVDKEHVLANQMTQAQIKEVQPEYLLTELV; this is encoded by the coding sequence ATGTTAGTTCACCTAAGAACTTTAGGCTGTCGTCTTAACGAAGCCGAACTGGAAAAATGGGCGCAAGCCTTTCAACAAGCGGGCCATCAAATTACCCGTGAACAAAATACAGCGCAACTGATTATTATTAATTCATGCGCTGTCACCCAAGATGCCGTACGCAAATCGCGGCAATTAATTCGTCGCATTCATCGTGACAACCCCAGCGCTAAAATTGTGGCTAGTGGTTGCTATGTCACCTTAAATACAGATGAGGCAGCAGAATTATTGGGCGTGGATTTAATCGTCAGCAACCAAGATAAAGACCGCTTGGTCGAATTGGCTATTGCTGAATTAGACTTGCCTACTATGCCAGCCATGTCCACCGAGCCCGCTGAGATTTCTTTATTTAGTCGTGGTAGACAACGTGCTTTTGTCAAAGTGCAAGATGGTTGTCGTTATCGTTGTACCTTCTGTATTGTCACCGTTGCCCGTGGTGAAGAAAAAAGTACACCGATCGCCCAAATTGTTGCTGATATTAACAATTTGGTCAGCCAAGGTATCAAGGAAGTTATTTTGACAGGAGTACATCTAGGTGGCTACGGCACAGATATTGAGCATAATTTAGCTGACTTAATAACAGCCATTTTGGAGCAAACTACTGTTCCGCGCTTACGTCTTGGATCACTAGAGCCTTGGGAATTACCAGAAAATTTCTTTAGCTTGTTTGATAACCCACGTTTAATGCCACATTTACACCTGCCTCTACAAAGTGGCTCGGATAGTGTCTTAAGGCGCATGGCACGCCGTTGCCGTACTGAAGAGTTCACCCAAATTATTGAGCAAGCTCGCGCGCTAGTGCCGCATATCAATATCACTACCGATATTATTGTTGGCTTTCCGGGAGAAACCGAAACGGAGTGGCAAGAGAGCTTTAACTATATAAAACAAATTGGCTTTGGTCATATTCATATCTTCACCTACTCTACTCGTGCTGGCACCAAAGCAGCCACTTTGCCTGACCATGTACAAAATACTGTTAAAAAGCAACGTAGCAAACAACTACATCAATTAGCGGAACAAATGAAGCAAGATTTTTTCGTACAGAATAAAGAGCAAACGTTTACGGTACTTTGGGAAGGTCAACAAGAAGAAGTTGACCCTGAAAGTCATAGAGTTTATGGCTATACACCCAACTATCTACGCGTTGCTACTGTTGTAGATAAAGAGCATGTATTAGCAAATCAAATGACTCAGGCTCAAATTAAAGAAGTTCAACCTGAGTACCTGCTTACTGAGCTAGTTTAA